TGGATTGCTCCAGAGCTCGTTGATGAGGTGCATGGAAACCTGCTGGTGGCTGACCAGACCCAACAGAGCAACATCTGGTaggatcaaacacacacacacacacacacgcaaagaTACATGCACATTTGCTTAGTTGTTCTTAGAAACAATAGCATATGGTTTCAAAATGAAATAGTTTACGGGGTGGGGTGTAAGAGGATAGATGACTAAATATTTTGTGTGCCatgcaaatgttgtttttgctggTTTCTGCCTTTATTATACCCAGTTGCCTTTAGAAATTCAACAAATTcaggcattttatttttaaattaacttttatTCATGCTGCATTTTATTAAAAGCAGGATTTAAGTTgtaaaaataaagcattttcttctttttgaaaGCTACTGAAATCTTGCACAATGATGCTTATTGAACTTTAAAATGGAATCATTAAAACATATCTATACTTAGCATAAAAGGACACAACCACAAACCTGATCTTGGTTCCCTGGGAAACACACACTATGGAAAATGgccaaccctaaccctaaatgtgaaagtaaatgacaaaacataGAAGATAGATTAGACTTTTGTCCCTTGGGGAACTGTCTTTaactcctttcattttttcttccaAGTTCCAAGTAGCTCTTGATACTAAAATTACAAGAGCAGAGGGCACACTGGGAGAACTAGccaacaaaaaatatatataaactcTCACTCTGTCAAGACATAAGACTGTGATATGTGAGGTCAGGGCGCAAATTAACCAAAGACTATTTAGGGATAAGTATGTGTACATAGGGGAAATGGTTCATACTTGTTCTGATATGTTTAATCACCACAATATCCATGTTATCCTGTGTCTCAGGTCCCTGGGTGTGACTATCTGGGAACTGTTTGAGCTGGGCAACCAGCCCTACAGACACTACTCTGATAGACAAGTACTCACCTACGCTGTGAGGGAGCAGCAGCTGCGACTGCCCAAACCGCTGCTCAAAGTGCCCCTGGCTGAGCGCTGGTGAGagacacacagtaacacatttagaaacatctttaaattatttaacCGGTCCTACAGGAGCAGGCCAAACATGGCAAAACACAATATTCAGAGAAACACAATTAAATCCCTTCCAGCATGAGCAGATTCTCATTTCCTGCAGATTCTAATTATGATGCTAATCCTGCTAGTTTTGCTTTCCTGTGCTGTGAAACTTTTTCCAGTGGCATTTTCTTTTTAGTCTTGTTATTACAacttaatcagttaattaaattaattaaccGTTCACAATTAAGTTTTTATGCCTCCTGCACTGGCAACAGCCAtggaggcattatgttttcaggttgtctgcctgtctgtccttATAAATGCAATGGGAATCACTTaaaatttaacacaaacagTCACTTGGATTCAAGGATGATCTTATTAGATTATATTAAATATAGCTTATTTAGTGGTCAAACTTCAAAGGTCAACATTATCATGACCTTAAGAATTCAAACGCAAATTCACTACTTGTAATGGAATGGAGCACATTACAAGTGTTGCACCAGAAATGTATCAGGTAttctgtttcatattttgtctgtttcataCATGActgtctgttttcctgtttgtctcattTTGGGATCCTCAGGTATGAGGTGATGCAGTTCTGCTGGCTCCAGCCCGATCAGAGACCCAATGCAGAGGAAGTCCACTTGCTGCTCAGCTACCTGTGTGCCAAGGGGGCCAGCGAGGCTGAGGAAGACTTTGAGAGGCGCTGGAACTCGCTGCGTCCCAACACTGGTTTCAGCGGTCACCGTGGTGCCTCTGCAATGTCGAGAGACCACCCCTCATCAACCTCCTCCTCGTTCCCTCTCCTTGAGCAGTTTTCAACAGGTGATGGCTACCACTCAGAGTCCGGGGATGACATACTTACAGTCACTGAAACCAGCCATGGCCTGAACTTTGAGTACAAGTGGGAGCAAGCCAGGGCAGACCAGTCTTATAGAGCCCCGGACTCCTCCAGTACCTTGGGTCAGGTCAACCATCATTGTCAGGAAGCATTTTACCCACCAGGGGGTATTGTTGGAGGCTGCCCTATGGAGAGCCTCAGCCATGGAGTTTCTCCCTCTTACTACCAACCAAAACATCTACATGCTCCTGGCATACTTCCTGTCCTCAGTGCCCATAGCCCCTCAGTAAGCAGTGAATACTACATCCGCATAGAAGAGCCAGTGGATTGTAACATTGATCCTGACTATACCATGTGCTCCTACAGCCCAGACTATCAGGGCAGCAGTGGGAGCTTCCTTACTGGGAGTGCAGACTCAGGTGAATGCATGGCCTGCCCATCACAGGCTAAGAACATGGGTCCCTACTGGTCAGCAGACATCCATAAGTCAGATGTGTATGACTCAAATGACTCAAGTCCTGCTATCTCCCTGACAATGGAGCCCCTTTTAGGGCAAGTGTCGGACAGCAGCCCTCTACGACCCTGGGAGTCTAGTCACTACGTGTCTTATAAAGACAGAGATGGGGGTTACTACTATGAGCACTCACCGCCTTTGGGCATAGATCACTACCTGATTGGAGGTGAGCACTCTGAGCACCACCAGGAGAGCTGGGGGTCGAGGAGCTTGCGTCAAGCCTTGGGTGAGTTGGAGAACCCACTTGGCATATCCCCCTCTGTAGGCAGTCCACCTCAACAGGCCTACAGAGATGCATACCTGGACACAAGTCAGACCTCTATCATAGGAAAGAACGTGACTGGCGGCTACTACGACATGATGGGCTCCCTTAGGAAGACTATGCCTAGCCACACCAGGCACAACAGCCACTCTGTCACTATCAACATGGAGACAGAGGGGGCACTCTTCATTGGGCACAGAGACAGTGAttctgaggaggaagaagaagaggacatATTTGTTGAGAGACACACCTGCAACACCTGGCCTTCGAAACACCGCCACAGCAGTGTGGGTCACCACAGACGGGCAAGCCACAGCTGCAGGCAGGACGCTTATGTAGATTTCCACTACACGATGCCAAGTACGGACATTGAAGACTCCTGGCCGGAGGACCACAGCCTGGCCTTCCACTCTCTACCCAAACCCATTGACTATCTTGAGCCCCACCAGGCCAAAGACAATAGTGCCTGCCTTAGTCTGAGTAAACATCATGCAATGGTGCCTTCAGACAACTGCAACCCCTACATCTACCTGTGCCATGAGGGCGAGACTCAAGTGCCAGCATCTGGAGAGTGCTGCCACTCACACTTTGTTGACCCCCTCACTGGCATGCTAGTCAGAAACAACAGCTATAGTCACAGCTACAGTCATAGCAGTTACATCAGAGATAAGATGATTGACCTCCCGAGCAATGAGGAGATGATCAATCTGTCACCAGCTCCAGGAGGTCCCATTGTGGCCAAACCTACCCCGATAAAGACTGAGGACCGAGGAGAGCAGTATGTTGACCTTGCAACTGACAATACCCCACTCAAGAAGATGAAAGAGGATGTAATCAAGGAAAATCCAATCATGCAAAAACCGCCAGAGCCTAAAATAGAAGAGGTGACCCTGACAATGACTAAAACCACTCCGCCGCCTGCAGACAACATGCATGTGATGGTGGCCCTCACGGATCCGCAGTCAGACCTGAGTCAAACTGGAGACAGCGGTGTTGACCGAGGCAGCGTTTGCCTCGCTGACATCCTCGACTGCAGCGATGATGACGAGGATGATGACATCACAGACGACATCACCGATGTTACCTCGGGCATCTTCGCTGACGAGTCCAGTGAGATCAACGCTTCTCCTGCCTTCAAGTCACTACAGAAGCAGGTGGGAACTCCCGACTCCATGGATTCCATGGATCTGCCATCTACAACTGGGTCTTGTGAAGGCTTCAGCCCTGCATCCTCCCACCCTTCCAGCTCACCTAAAGCTATGGACAGTGGCTATGACACAGAAAATAACGAAAGCCCTGAATTTGTACCTAAAGAGCCTCACGAACCCCGTGAACAACCTCTGGGAAAGCCTACCCTTGACACGAGcctggaggaggatgaggtgcTGGAGGAGCGTGGAGTCGAGGCTAAAGTGGTGCCCACAGAGGGTGAACCATCGCTAGGTGAAGATTTGGCCTCAGGAGCCTCACAGACAGGCGATCACATCTTTTTACCGCTAAGCGATAAGACCCCATACAGAGACTCTGCTTACTTTTCAGACTATGAGAACGAAAGGCAGTCTAGGGATGAAGGAGAAGAACTAtcggagagaggaggagatgaacaAAATGCTGAAAAGGAGCAGCAAATTGGAGAAAAGAAgggtgagaaaagaaagaatgaagaggaggaagaactTAAGGACACCTCagcaaacaaagacataaaacttGAAATGAATCACATAATGACAGGAGGAATAGAATCTTCTTCTCCACCAGATATGGAGGCTTACTTGACGGAGGAGTGTGACCAGGATGAGGACGTGGGGCCACCTCTGGAGACCTCTGACACTGCTTCAATAACAGAGGGAGTACTGGATGAATGGCCATCCCAGGAAGAGAGCTCATCTTTAGGAGACTGGGCAGCAGAGGTCGTGGGGGCCATGGAAGAAGCCCTTGGAGCCCTTAATGGAGATTGCACCCCCAACAgcaaggtggaggaggaagaggaggaagaggaggaagcagaggtcATGAAAGACTCTAATCAAGcctcagaaacaaaagaagagcCAGCGATCAAGGCAATACAAAACAGGACATCAGGGACATCCAGTGAAATCCTGCACACTTTACCCAAAGATGAGGTGGCCTTGCAGCACACAGCAAACACCAGGAggttttcttcttcctcctctccacctccatccaccccttcccctccacctccttcaACAGAGGGCCGAGGGTCTCCGGCTGATGGGGAAGAGGCAGATGAGGAGGACGGTGACACAGATGACAGCGACGAATCAGACGAGGAGCTGCGAACTTACAGCGTGCAGGAACAGAGCGGAGGGGAGGAGAGTGAGGATGAGTGTCACCCGGTGCCCATTGTGGTGAGTGACGACAGCGAAGCCCACAAACTGCGCAGCCTCCTCAAGATGCCGACCCTTCTTACAACAGAgaacctggaggaggagctcGAACGCAAGAGGAagactgtgtctttttttgacGACGTCACCGTCTATCTGTTCGATCAGGTGAGTAAGCCaagacagaataaaagaaatCGTTGATCAAattcattttgtattattcTAACCTGCATTAATCAATATATGTTGACATTAATTCAAGTTACTGTATTATGGCatagtgtaatgtgaaagggtcATTCATTGTGCTAAAACTGAAGGAAAATTATCATCAATACTGCAGTTCTACAAAGCCTTTTATCCTCTTTTGACTAATTGTTAATTGGAAATAAAACTAATTGTTTTATTGCACATTAACTGAATGGTTTGGTTGGGGCTACTCTTATTAACTCCACTGTGGGCAGCAATTTATAACAGAAAATACTCTACTATACTTACTGATAATTCCTGAGCAAATGGCTGGCAAAGATACAGAATAGCTGCTGAACATTGCAGCTAAAAAgcacagatatttttcttttgacttAGTGGAGATAAAACTAGAACTAAAACTAGAGAGAGTGAATATTAACCAACTCAAGTTATGTCCATCTAACAAGTACGTCATCCTTTTCTTCTACTTTCCACTAGGAAAGCCCAACTAAAGAGCTGGCTGAACACGGCTTCCCCTTGGGGACAGAGGGTCAGAGTTCACGGAACAAGCCCCATGAGAGAGTTAATGCCTCAGATGACTCATCTGATGGGAACATCTCAGAGGAGAGTAAGTACAAAAACAGACCTAGTTTAAATATGTTGTTGATGTCAATAAAGAAGTGATTAGTCTGGCTGTACAAGCATCAAGAAAACTCATTTAGGGAGCAAACGTCAAACCATGAGCTTACTATCTTATTACTGTTTTCTCTCAGGTGCAGGGTATGAGTGGGAGGATGACTTTTCCCTGCTGCCTTTACCAACATCTTCAGCGGCATCCGACTCCCCTCCCACTCGCTCCATCACCCCCAAGGCCCCGGACGCCAAACCAGCAGTGCAGTACTCCCGCTTCACAGTTTCCCCGTCCAACGTGTCCCGTTTTTCCATCACTCACATCTCTGACTCTGATATGGACTCAGCAGGAGGTGGGTCCCCTCTAGAGagcagctcctctgtcacaACAGGATACGTTTTTTGATAAGGGATGAGATTTTACCgacttcttcctctcctcttttctccacaCAGATTAAAAGAAATATCTAGTTTTCAAGGGGCTCAGATGAAGGTCAAATTTCAGATTTTGTCACAGCTATTCAGATCTGACAAAATGGTTTAGAGAAACTTGTTAATGAATTCTCAAAGCTGGACTGATTAAAGTTAATTAGATGCACTACTGAGAGCAAACAGTTGAGTGAGATGATATATCTTTTGCTGGatatgagaaaatgttttgatcaaAACTAAGGTGCTTGTTCGTCTTTCAAATACTTCAAATAATACAATTAAATGGACAGTATCTGACCTCAGACTTGACTCCTCTGAGGTTTAGCCTTGACTCTTGGAGTAAATCTAGAGCTATTCCAAATCATGTATGGACACATTTCGGCTAATATGGTATTAATAAAATGCTTACATTTTGTGTTAGACTTAATCCCAGTCTGGGAAACTGGCCATTTACAGATACCATTGTTGGCTACAACACATTGCTACAGAATTAGATTAAATGTACCACACTAATGAGATAATGCACTTTTGTGCCAAATTTCTCATAAATAAATTGACTTTTTGTAGGAGGAAGATGCCTAATAGCCTGTAAAGGGCACTTGCCAGCATTAATCCTTTCTGCCTCATTCTGTCTTTTGCAGGAAGCAGTGAGGACGGGGAAAAAGAGTAACAAGCTGTGGATATTTACTGCCTCTCACTGACAACAACTTGGCCTACTAGCATGacttctgatttattttttaacgtCAGGTTTTAGAAACACAAGACAGTGCCTCTTACCGCCTGTGGACACTTTTGAAAAGTCTGTCTTACCACAATGTAGGACTGACCTAAGCTGTTTAGAATACTGAAAAGAATATGGTTAATATATAAAATTTACAGAATattaatatatactgtatgtatgatgTAAAGAATCTATGAAAGCAGGGGAAATTTGTGTGTTGaattctgtatatttttcagATTAATGAGACAGTGGAGGGACAGGCCTTCAGAAAGCATCACGTTTGCCACCTCTTTCACTTCTTAATTTATGATAGGGAGTATTTATGAGTGTGGAACCACCTGGACCTAGAAATAGGACAATTAAACTGTTGCGCAAACTGTCACTGAGACACAAGAAAGACACAACATCAACTTTTTGGGCTTTTCAGCAAAGGATCAGCACTTTGAGCAAGACTGTACAGCTCCACAGACTTTCTACTTTTTTGGAAACTGCTTTACTTGTCTTAATGAATATCAACGAGAATCCTTGAGGTATCACAAGTAATATAATGTTAATATTTGGATTTATTCAAAGATGAAGAACATGCTAGTGTGGAGGAAAGAACAGCTAATCAAACCTTTGACAACCtgatattttctgacttttccccctgtttttttttttttaagaatcaGGATCACTGTACTGTTTTACATGAATATGTGGCTCATTCTCTCTACCAGGCACTACATTGTCACTATGGTAACAAGAAGCGGAGGAAGTAGTTTAAGATTTAAAGGTTTAATATGTTTTTCAAATATAGCAATGCATGGTTTCAAGTAACTAGAAAACAGTGTAAGAATTTATTGCTTAGAGATGAAATGGGgacagttttttctttgtttgttttctgctttggaacagagacagaaacctATGGTCATGGAAATCCTTTTTCATGTTGCAGGTCCAAAACAAATTGGCAGCAAGAGGGGATATTTTGATTTGGACTGCTAGAAAGATGCTAGTTCTCTAAGAATGACATGGGCCAATACTCTTGGGCAATATAGATGAAATCTTCATCACAGTACACTGTATGTAATTCTATATTGCCATAATGCTATACAGTGCATCTTGATGTAGTACATTCTCTGAACTCCAGTTAAGAAactgataaaaaacaaatgtttgtggTTAATCCAGTCAAGTTAAATACCTGACAAATCAAAGTACTTCATCACATTGATGCAAAATTCCTGTAAATCCAATATTGCCAGAAAACAGCAACACTTGTTGATTTGCAACAATATCCACAAGAACCAGTACAATCAGAGATATTAAAAGGACAGATAACTTGGTACAAATTCTTTAACTTCCATACTGTATGTGTCGTAATATCGCCCTACAGGCCAGTATATCAAAATACATACCTGCCCAACATTATTAAAAGGCTGTGAAATTCTATTTTTCTCTGCACAGAGGTTAGCCTGAACAAACGTGATTTTGCATATGTAAATCAGCTCTACCATCATTTCTatcattttatctgtttgtaaGAGAAGTGAAAACGAATGCCTGACTTAACTGTTACTGACACTGTTGCTGTATATTGGCTACAATGAGCTTGTTTAGTACAATGACTCCACTTGTAGAACCTGaatgttgggaaaaaaaaaaaagtttgtttcgacttctgggaaaaaaaattagaGGATAGATTTGAGCACCATGTTGAAACATATGAGAGCAACGTTTCATAGCACTTGAAAGCTTAGATGGATGGTTTGATTACTTAAACTTGTTGAGCCACAATACTTTTACATGGAACAGATCAGTTCAGTGTTAAGTGTAATTTGTCTGATGGTTGAAGGAGATAGAGGGCTGATGTCATGATCATGAAATGTTACAATGctttgctttctgtgtgtgtaaatgtaagGAAGTAAAAGGGAAGGAGTGGTTGATGAGCTGTTGGCTCTGAAGTCATGAAGAAGCAGGATGTCACCGTTCAAAACACCCTGTGATCAACATGTAGTGTCTTCTGAGTGTTTGTTTGCCTTCCAAGGCTCTATTATTCTGTAACAGTTAGCAGCATAGAACCCTCTAGATGACTGTCCgtaatatttttgtatttcgacaaaaatacttttaaaagtATTGATGTACTGTAcctgtgagggagagaaagattttaaaaaaaaaaggtatctCTTCTGTTTATTGTTGCCAAAGAGATGTTGTGTTGTGGTCCAGGGATAAGTGCAGTTGGTGGTGTTTTTACCCTAAAATggtgtcagagaggaggaacacGACAGCAGCTTTGGCCTTGAActgatcattaaaaaaaaaaaaaaaaaaaaaaaaacacatgccaGAGAAGTTTTGGTTTGGGATACTGTCAGTAATATGTGCCCCCACACTGACCTGGTCACATCATTACTTTCTGTACCTtatatcaaatataaataaagtctgttttacaCATTAATTCTTTTGACCTTTTGATAATTGTCTTTCAACAAGGACTATTCTGTGTTAGGTGTTCAGTCTCTGAGCAGAATTCACTCTCAAGCTATTACTTTATTGGATATAACTTTGTCTCTACACATACTGTTAAACATTTTCCTATCAAAAAATCAGTAGACAACTCACAGCAGAGTTGCCAGTATGTTACTGTACAATTGACATTATGTTGCTGTTGCTGGCTCTATGCAGGGGCACGAGGTGACATCTATGAAGCCTCACTCCCCCCAGTGATCCGGACGTTATTGATATCCTACCTTCCCCTTTGTTGGtttgcgtgtgttgtcattggcctCAGTCGTGTGTCGTCATTGGCCAGGAGAGCAGACAGGCGGAGAAACGAGGTCAGGAAACGGATGCAAATCAGCCTTACAAGCGTGGGCTCGctttgtcagtactgtgagaaaacttaattaccgaggaagcctggatgctaaaacaagctttgaagctGCTTCTTTGTCGAACATGAGACAATGAGACTGGATACTGAACACACCTGCTatgcggcgcgaaggtaaggaGCGAACcagctagcggctagcgttagcagcACGCGTTTGCTTTTGCGTTAGCtgcgagcgttagcattagccttttGTTTAAATTGCTTCTTTTGACCGTATTTCCATTTTGAGTCGTTCTTGTCGTGTgagtaagagtgtgtttgtgtgtccgtgactgaggcgtccctgacatgagttgagGACCCCCAACGTGTACGGGTGAAAACACAAGAAGCTCCTGATtgtctgtttaaatccctgttgtagtAGTTTAGAGTCACTTTAtcgacattttgcatctctttgtaattttgtgtttcatccttaaattttttttaactcagtttatagcGGTCTATCATGTTGTTGTCGTcgttttgtgtgtatttgtggtcattttgtattatattgcgGCTGTACCTGTCTTTACACCGGGATGTCAGGTTAGGAACAGCAAATTTGAGGTACCGCCATGGCCACGTCCTTTGACAAAGGCGATTCATTTCGGaagctaataataataagaatctGCACAATCCCAATAGGGCCATGGCAGGCCTCGTGCCTCACTTAATGTTACTTTATactaaggcataaaaaaaatgtcatagtatgtcaaAAGACACCACAGTgtagtaaagcatcaaaaatgtcagaaaagtaCATTAAGGTATAAGAATGtcttgttaaatgttctggttcagctgtaatctTTGTATTGtcaaatatttctgtgttttcatggttaaaccgttgatgaggaataggtagtagtgtattgatttctctcctttgtatgtttctccttgatttcctccaggtgtcacctcatccacgacatcatccacgattGCCAAGACATCGTCCATGGTCAcggagacattgttgaggatgagggagacattgtccatgacaCGCAGTGTGTCTTCACACAAGTGAAGTTCTTTGAGGCCAGGACAcaggccttcaggtaattcacagacaactttacatcaactgtccaacacagagcactaacattaaattgtttatgttcagtattcagaatatcaaaaaagtgtaataatagaagtaatctgctatataaaaataatgtaaaagtgATCTGTAGTAATAcaagtaattagcaatattagaagtaagatgtaatagtcgAAGTATTCTGTTATGTGTAAATTTAGAAGTCATTTGTAATATGTAATgataaaagtaatctaatatcacaggtaacagtaaaaataatctgtaatataaaagtgatgcggaagtaatagtaatccaaaatagaagtaaaatgtcatgtcatagtaaggcataaaaatatcaaatgttaCTGTTACcgttaaggatcagtcaaaatgggattgaaaaataatgtaacttcagtttgattgtacatgatcataAATTTTTAatcttgtgtatgtgctagacacactagaccACACCGCACAAAACCATATCAATcctacaaataaaatgttagaGTGAGTTGTTGATAAAGGTGTtaaattttaactgttggtcagggttcaaaaatgtactaaagtggtagtgtttattattgttgtgcagttcacagtaacattcGCGATTGCTTTAGTTATTAGTTTACagacacaattaataatcattttactttttccaaaatatttgttgttggtttttcaggaggtgatgacagtcagctgttcatatttcatattctgaaacagttaaatgttgtggttaaGCTGTAATGTTGagtatttatctgtgttttcatggttaaactgttgatgagaaatAGGTAGCacagtattgatcattttcctttgtatgtttctctttgatttcctccaggtgtcaccacttcgtccacgacattGTCCACAGTTCgcagagtctttgtacaatgaagaagttctttgacaCCAGGACGACAGGccttccaggtaattcacaaacagctttacagaaactgtccaacacacagcactgacattaaactgtttattttcagtattcagaaaaatgtattaataggcataaaaatgtcaactgtaTAAAAAGGTCATAGTGTAGgaagtcatcaaaaaatgtcatagtatagtaagactaAAAGCTGTACCCCAACCataacctctggttaaaaatattcagtgttcagaagtatttatttgagtaagaaCAAGATcatcctttattagtcccacagaggggaaattcagtgttgtagcagcaaaaatataaaaaggcaTAATATAAACAAGGCAAgatataaaacaacatgaacagtataaacaggactttgtacacagtaatagattaGATTGGAGTGCTgataaataatttcaaatagcaaaatatcaaaatgaaatgacaaacacaaaatcgACCTTAACCCACAAATACTGTGTAGAGGTGCAGGCGAATGTCActgtatagtaaggtgtcaaaaatgtgaataaaagtcatagtatagtaaggcattagACAGtccaaaaaaacatgaaaaataataaagtaaaattttTTAGTAAAATAACTTATTAACCTAGCTCAATAATTTCTTATTAGATAACATATTGGTAACagtttaaattgttttcctGTATTTAATACATGGTTCATGCTCATCTATCTCTGGAAATTTGAGAGATAACTCTGTAATAACAGTAGGTTATTATTTTATAGAGTTTCAGAACTATTTCTAGTCATTACTGTGACTAATAATTACAAATATACACTAAAATGTGATACTGAATGTGTTGTAAAAAGTGTAGTTTAAATCACTGTAATTAGGTATCAACAATGAATTAAGTCAATTTAGGAAAGGAAAAATGGATTTACTGATCCGTCTCTGTGATTAACGtgttcttctttgtctctgcaggaggaggg
Above is a window of Lates calcarifer isolate ASB-BC8 linkage group LG23, TLL_Latcal_v3, whole genome shotgun sequence DNA encoding:
- the aatkb gene encoding serine/threonine-protein kinase LMTK1 isoform X3, with the protein product MSTLASPASQGSPDVYILPLTEVSLPVAKQPARSVQLLKSTDLSRHSLLYLKEIGNGWFGKVLLGEVNAGLNTTEVVVKELKASASVQDQMHFLEEAQPYRTLQHPALLQCLAQCTEVTPYLLVMEFCPLGDVKGYLRGCRTAETMTPEPLILQRMACDIASGLLHLHKHNFTHSDLALRNCLLTADVSVKIGDYGLSHTKYKDDYYVTSDQMFVPLRWIAPELVDEVHGNLLVADQTQQSNIWSLGVTIWELFELGNQPYRHYSDRQVLTYAVREQQLRLPKPLLKVPLAERWYEVMQFCWLQPDQRPNAEEVHLLLSYLCAKGASEAEEDFERRWNSLRPNTGFSGHRGASAMSRDHPSSTSSSFPLLEQFSTGDGYHSESGDDILTVTETSHGLNFEYKWEQARADQSYRAPDSSSTLGQVNHHCQEAFYPPGGIVGGCPMESLSHGVSPSYYQPKHLHAPGILPVLSAHSPSVSSEYYIRIEEPVDCNIDPDYTMCSYSPDYQGSSGSFLTGSADSGECMACPSQAKNMGPYWSADIHKSDVYDSNDSSPAISLTMEPLLGQVSDSSPLRPWESSHYVSYKDRDGGYYYEHSPPLGIDHYLIGGEHSEHHQESWGSRSLRQALGELENPLGISPSVGSPPQQAYRDAYLDTSQTSIIGKNVTGGYYDMMGSLRKTMPSHTRHNSHSVTINMETEGALFIGHRDSDSEEEEEEDIFVERHTCNTWPSKHRHSSVGHHRRASHSCRQDAYVDFHYTMPSTDIEDSWPEDHSLAFHSLPKPIDYLEPHQAKDNSACLSLSKHHAMVPSDNCNPYIYLCHEGETQVPASGECCHSHFVDPLTGMLVRNNSYSHSYSHSSYIRDKMIDLPSNEEMINLSPAPGGPIVAKPTPIKTEDRGEQYVDLATDNTPLKKMKEDVIKENPIMQKPPEPKIEEVTLTMTKTTPPPADNMHVMVALTDPQSDLSQTGDSGVDRGSVCLADILDCSDDDEDDDITDDITDVTSGIFADESSEINASPAFKSLQKQVGTPDSMDSMDLPSTTGSCEGFSPASSHPSSSPKAMDSGYDTENNESPEFVPKEPHEPREQPLGKPTLDTSLEEDEVLEERGVEAKVVPTEGEPSLGEDLASGASQTGDHIFLPLSDKTPYRDSAYFSDYENERQSRDEGEELSERGGDEQNAEKEQQIGEKKGEKRKNEEEEELKDTSANKDIKLEMNHIMTGGIESSSPPDMEAYLTEECDQDEDVGPPLETSDTASITEGVLDEWPSQEESSSLGDWAAEVVGAMEEALGALNGDCTPNSKVEEEEEEEEEAEVMKDSNQASETKEEPAIKAIQNRTSGTSSEILHTLPKDEVALQHTANTRRFSSSSSPPPSTPSPPPPSTEGRGSPADGEEADEEDGDTDDSDESDEELRTYSVQEQSGGEESEDECHPVPIVVSDDSEAHKLRSLLKMPTLLTTENLEEELERKRKTVSFFDDVTVYLFDQESPTKELAEHGFPLGTEGQSSRNKPHERVNASDDSSDGNISEESAGYEWEDDFSLLPLPTSSAASDSPPTRSITPKAPDAKPAVQYSRFTVSPSNVSRFSITHISDSDMDSAGGSSEDGEKE